A region from the Myripristis murdjan chromosome 23, fMyrMur1.1, whole genome shotgun sequence genome encodes:
- the ndufb2 gene encoding NADH dehydrogenase [ubiquinone] 1 beta subcomplex subunit 2, mitochondrial has product MSLGRALGVLRVGTLLSRRGPQRIMTRKGSGGPHIEPQYRQYPQLTKKQQFDAELLSGAMWFWILWHCWHDPDAVTGHFPWPDPAAWTDEELGIPPDDEE; this is encoded by the exons ATGTCTTTGGGAAGGGCGCTGGGTGTCCTTCGAGTTGGGACGCTGCTTTCAAGACGCGGCCCTCAGAGGATAATGACCAGAAA GGGTAGCGGTGGGCCACATATTGAGCCACAGTACAGGCAATATCCTCAGCTGACCAAGAAGCAACAGTTTGACGCAGAGCTCCTGAGCGGGGCCATGTGGTTTTGGATCCTGTGGCACTGCTGGCATGATCCCGACGCAGTCACG GGCCACTTCCCATGGCCTGATCCTGCTGCATGGACAGATGAGGAGCTTGGGATTCCACCAGATGATGAGGAATGA